The Candidatus Binataceae bacterium DNA window CTGGTGAATTTCGCCGAGCTGCGCGAGCGGCTCGAGGCCAATGGTTCGCTCTTCCAGTCCTCTTCCGACAGCGAGGTGATTATCCATCTGATCGCCGGATCGCGCGCGCCCACGCTGGCCGAGCGCGTGGCCGAGGCGCTCGCCCAGGTGCGCGGAGCATACTCCCTGGTGGTGCTGGCGCAGCGCGAGATGCTCGCGGTGCGCGACCCGTTCGGCTTTCGCCCGCTGGTGCTGGGCTCGCTCAACGGCGCGCCGATCGTGGCCTCGGAAACCTGTGCGCTCGACCTGGTGCGCGCGGACTACATCCGCGAGATCGAGCCCGGCGAGATGGTGGTGATAAGCGACGAGGGCGTGCGCTCGCTGCGTCCGTTTCCGCCGGCGCCGACGCGGCGATGCATCTTCGAGTACGTTTACTTCTCCCGTCCCGACAGCCTGCTCTACGGGCGCAATGTGTACCAGGTGCGCAAGCTGCAGGGGCGCGCGCTAGCCCGCCAATGCCCGGCCGACGCCGATATCGTCGTGCCGGTGCCCGACTCGGGCAACGCCGCCGCGCTCGGCTATGCCGAGCAATCCGGGCTGCCGTTCGAGATGGGCCTGGTGCGCAGCCACTACGTGGGACGGACCTTTATCGAGCCGCGCCAGTCGATTCGCCACTTCGGCGTCAAGATAAAGTTCAACCCGGTCTCCGAGCTGCTGCGCGGCAGGCGCGTGGTGCTGGTGGAGGATTCGCTGGTGCGCGGCACCACGCTGCGCAAGGTGATCCCGATGTTGCGGCAGGCGGGTGCGCGCGAGGTCCATATGCGGATCGCGGCGCCGCCCACCACCAACTCCTGCTTTTACGGAATCGACACCCCGACTCGCGAAGAGTTGCTTGCTTCGAGCCACTCGATCGAGGAGATCCGCAACTACATCACGGCCGACTCGCTCGATTACCTCAGCTGGGAAGGTCTGTACTCATTCCTGGACGGCCCGCGCGAAGGCTTTTGTGACGCCTGCTTCACGGGCAAATATCCGGTAGAGATTCCGGCTAATCACGCACCGCATCAGTTGCGCCTGTTCGAAGCGGCCGACAACGCGCTCGGCCGCTGAGCGCGCTCATCCGGCTGCGCGCGGGATGTCGTTGGCTTAGCGCTGGACGCTGAACGCCTGCGCGAGCGAGATGTCGTGTTTGAACTCGTCCATCGGCTCGCTCGTCGTGAGCACGCAGATGAAATGGCCCTGCTCCGACACTGTCACGCAGAGACTATAGCCCTCGTATTCGTAAAGTAGATGGCCGTGGATCTCGCCGATCTTGCCCGGCGGCGTGGCGAAGTCGCTCGCCTTGTAGCGCGTGCACAGGATGTCGCCGTTGCGTCCACGGTAGAGCGTGTAGGTGACCGGATTGCCGTCCGGCAGCCGGTCGATTCGACCGCCGACGACGCCGTAGCCGGCTAACTCGAAGTTCCACATCAGGTCCGGCATCTCTGCCGAGCCATAAGCCATCGCGATATCCGCCAGCGAGGCCGACGGTACGGTCGGCCTGAACGCGGTCTCGAACGTCTCGTAGCTGTACACGGCCTGGTCAAGCGCCTCGCTTGCAGGGATCGCGCTGACGCCCGAAGACGGGGTCTCCCGATGCAAGCCGGGCAGGCCGCCGCCCGCCCATACCACGACCAC harbors:
- the purF gene encoding amidophosphoribosyltransferase, which codes for MDEVQAQELSKEPSELFVEVSPEESNLDAFHEECGVFGVFGHPEAANLAYLGMYALQHRGQESAGIVSSNGKSLISHRGMGLVADIFNSDVINRLEGTAAIGHNRYSTTGSTTLKNCQPLVVEYAGGGLALAHNGNLVNFAELRERLEANGSLFQSSSDSEVIIHLIAGSRAPTLAERVAEALAQVRGAYSLVVLAQREMLAVRDPFGFRPLVLGSLNGAPIVASETCALDLVRADYIREIEPGEMVVISDEGVRSLRPFPPAPTRRCIFEYVYFSRPDSLLYGRNVYQVRKLQGRALARQCPADADIVVPVPDSGNAAALGYAEQSGLPFEMGLVRSHYVGRTFIEPRQSIRHFGVKIKFNPVSELLRGRRVVLVEDSLVRGTTLRKVIPMLRQAGAREVHMRIAAPPTTNSCFYGIDTPTREELLASSHSIEEIRNYITADSLDYLSWEGLYSFLDGPREGFCDACFTGKYPVEIPANHAPHQLRLFEAADNALGR